One Acidimicrobiales bacterium DNA segment encodes these proteins:
- the recA gene encoding recombinase RecA gives MERDKALDMALSQIEKQFGKGSVMRMGENLNMGIESIPTGAMALDMALGIGGLPRGRIVEVYGPESSGKSTLAMHVVAEAQRNGGICAYIDAEHAMDPVYAGAIGVNVDDLLISQPDTGEQALEIADMLIRSGALDVLVIDSVAALTPRAEIEGEMGDSHVGLQARLMSQALRKLTGTLSKSDTIAIFINQLREKIGVMYGSPEVTPGGRALKFYASVRLDIRRIEQIKDGAEVIGSRTRVKVVKNKCSSPFKQAEFDIMYGKGISREGSLLDVGVELGFIKKSGAWFTYEGEQLGQGRENAKQFLLETPELMIEINERIRSQLAGTVVPVGTTVGAIEGDDVPITLKD, from the coding sequence ATGGAACGCGACAAGGCGCTCGACATGGCGCTGAGCCAGATCGAAAAGCAGTTCGGCAAGGGCTCCGTCATGCGGATGGGCGAGAACCTCAACATGGGGATCGAGTCGATCCCCACCGGGGCGATGGCGCTCGACATGGCGCTGGGCATCGGCGGCCTCCCGCGTGGTCGCATCGTGGAGGTCTACGGTCCCGAGTCGTCGGGGAAGTCGACCCTCGCCATGCACGTCGTGGCCGAGGCGCAGCGCAACGGCGGGATCTGCGCCTACATCGACGCCGAGCACGCCATGGACCCGGTGTACGCCGGCGCCATCGGCGTCAACGTGGACGACCTGCTCATCTCCCAGCCCGACACCGGGGAGCAGGCCCTCGAGATCGCCGACATGCTGATCCGTTCCGGTGCGCTCGACGTCCTCGTCATCGACTCGGTGGCGGCCCTCACCCCACGGGCGGAGATCGAGGGGGAGATGGGCGACAGCCACGTCGGGCTCCAGGCCCGGCTGATGTCCCAGGCGTTGCGCAAGCTCACGGGCACGTTGTCCAAGTCGGACACCATCGCCATCTTCATCAACCAGCTGCGCGAGAAGATCGGTGTGATGTACGGCTCACCCGAGGTCACCCCGGGCGGCCGTGCGCTCAAGTTCTACGCCTCGGTGCGCCTCGACATCCGCCGTATCGAGCAGATCAAGGACGGCGCGGAGGTCATCGGCAGCCGCACGCGGGTGAAGGTCGTCAAGAACAAGTGCTCCAGCCCGTTCAAACAAGCCGAGTTCGACATCATGTACGGCAAGGGGATCAGCCGCGAGGGCTCGCTCCTCGACGTCGGCGTCGAGCTCGGCTTCATCAAGAAGTCCGGGGCGTGGTTCACCTACGAGGGTGAGCAGCTCGGCCAAGGGCGCGAGAACGCCAAGCAGTTCCTCCTCGAGACGCCCGAGCTGATGATCGAGATCAACGAGCGCATCCGGTCGCAGCTCGCCGGCACCGTGGTGCCGGTCGGCACCACGGTCGGTGCCATCGAAGGCGACGACGTCCCGATCACGTTGAAGGACTGA